One segment of Rhodopirellula baltica SH 1 DNA contains the following:
- a CDS encoding sodium:solute symporter family protein, with the protein MSGELLAVTGAILSPQSGYILLAIFGILWIALGWWWGRQAKSYDGFAVAGRNVGLAMGTATAVATWITSNTTMLAPQYALQLGIWGALAYSTASFGLFAFAPMSGRIRQLMPKGYTAVEFIRRRYGWLGTVPFLIISLFYAVTWLVSMSMAGGKLLNVLSGIPYEYGMTVVVLVCVAYTLFGGMYAVIGTDFIQSLIILVGLVVVAIAVLTQVEIQEVHEKLQNERPMLLSAFFPAALMALFNNMLFGFGEIFHSNVWWSRAFAMREGVGPKAYALGGVLWLPVPIVAGFLGLAAPALGIGISEPDTAGPLVAATLLGTGGALLVFVVVFCSLASSIDSLLAATSDLIVNDIAEPIQKRVTNRHSSDSSKRKLSAMAIVGLGAIAWIAAFPNVGSLATVLFFAGPMVGSCIWPILCGLYFRRASPIAACASMVLGSLLGLVAYFQIGWFTASLIGAAVSGVTFAVCCQIWPDDFEFATLADD; encoded by the coding sequence ATGAGTGGTGAGTTGTTGGCTGTGACCGGGGCTATCCTCAGCCCTCAATCCGGATACATCTTGCTGGCAATCTTCGGCATCTTGTGGATTGCGTTGGGATGGTGGTGGGGACGTCAGGCCAAATCGTACGACGGTTTTGCGGTTGCCGGTCGAAACGTTGGGCTGGCCATGGGCACGGCGACTGCTGTGGCGACTTGGATCACTTCCAACACAACCATGTTGGCCCCTCAGTACGCACTGCAACTGGGGATTTGGGGTGCACTGGCGTATTCTACGGCGAGCTTTGGGTTGTTTGCATTCGCTCCGATGAGCGGTCGAATTCGCCAGTTGATGCCAAAGGGATACACCGCCGTCGAGTTCATTCGCCGCCGCTACGGTTGGTTGGGGACGGTTCCGTTCCTGATCATTTCACTGTTCTACGCGGTGACGTGGTTGGTTTCGATGTCGATGGCGGGCGGAAAGCTTTTGAACGTCTTGTCAGGCATTCCGTACGAGTACGGAATGACGGTGGTCGTGCTGGTCTGTGTTGCATACACGTTGTTCGGTGGAATGTACGCGGTGATCGGGACGGACTTCATTCAAAGTCTGATCATCTTGGTGGGTTTGGTAGTTGTCGCGATCGCCGTTCTGACTCAGGTTGAAATTCAAGAGGTGCACGAGAAACTGCAGAACGAGCGACCGATGTTGCTATCCGCATTTTTTCCCGCTGCATTGATGGCTCTGTTCAATAACATGCTGTTTGGGTTCGGTGAAATCTTCCACAGCAACGTTTGGTGGAGTCGTGCATTTGCGATGCGGGAGGGCGTCGGACCAAAGGCTTATGCTCTGGGCGGTGTGCTGTGGTTGCCTGTTCCGATCGTGGCAGGTTTCCTCGGACTTGCCGCACCGGCGCTTGGTATCGGAATCAGTGAGCCCGATACGGCGGGCCCGTTGGTGGCCGCAACCCTGCTGGGGACCGGCGGTGCATTGTTGGTTTTCGTTGTTGTATTTTGCTCTTTGGCGTCCAGCATCGATAGTCTGCTTGCCGCGACGTCGGATTTGATTGTCAACGACATTGCCGAGCCGATTCAGAAACGCGTGACCAATCGACACTCAAGTGACTCGTCCAAGCGAAAATTATCTGCGATGGCAATCGTGGGCCTCGGAGCGATCGCATGGATCGCTGCGTTCCCAAATGTTGGCTCCCTGGCCACGGTGCTTTTCTTCGCTGGGCCGATGGTCGGCAGCTGTATTTGGCCAATTCTTTGTGGTCTGTACTTTCGACGTGCCAGCCCCATCGCCGCGTGTGCTTCAATGGTTCTGGGGAGCCTTCTCGGTTTGGTTGCCTATTTCCAAATTGGTTGGTTCACCGCATCTTTGATCGGTGCAGCTGTCTCGGGTGTCACATTTGCCGTTTGTTGCCAAATCTGGCCGGACGATTTTGAATTCGCAACTTTAGCGGACGACTGA
- a CDS encoding aspartate/ornithine carbamoyltransferase family protein, with protein sequence MNSLSNQQVSEALSASAANSKGQKLSPLSLLDAFSGNIDRDALKALAGQSILNPRQFDRRTVLAVAQLAALLESRNVEMDKPLDGKIAITAFFEPSTRTRLSFESAVQRLDGKVLSVPDGQVTGIAKGESLADIGEMFNTYGDVVIMRHPDTDSMDEIQKNLQRPLINAGNGSGHHPTQALIDWYALLKWRPELHSDQCPPEKRVHLGIIGTPGSMRAVKSFLRLSLMFTGAVSKITLVSEMADPVGLDLTEPIEQSPIPIEITNDVQEVLPQLDVVYVNSIAFLGDSYRNLDSRYSLDASSPFKDGAVIMHPLARNAELSEDLDETEHNLYFAQAAGAVFVRQALLAAVLDRTDRISGI encoded by the coding sequence ATGAATTCACTTTCCAATCAACAGGTGTCGGAAGCGTTGAGTGCATCCGCGGCAAATTCCAAGGGACAAAAGTTGTCTCCTTTGTCGTTGCTGGATGCATTTAGCGGCAACATTGATCGTGACGCGCTGAAGGCGCTCGCGGGGCAGTCGATCTTGAACCCGCGGCAATTCGATCGCCGGACCGTTTTGGCTGTTGCGCAGCTCGCTGCACTTCTTGAGTCACGCAACGTCGAAATGGATAAACCGCTGGACGGAAAGATCGCCATCACGGCTTTCTTCGAACCCAGCACTCGAACCCGGTTGTCGTTTGAAAGCGCCGTGCAACGACTGGATGGAAAAGTCCTGTCAGTGCCCGATGGGCAAGTCACCGGGATTGCCAAAGGCGAATCATTGGCGGACATCGGGGAGATGTTCAACACCTACGGCGACGTCGTGATCATGCGACACCCCGACACGGACAGTATGGACGAGATTCAAAAGAATCTTCAGCGACCGTTGATCAATGCTGGCAACGGTTCGGGACATCACCCCACCCAGGCATTGATCGACTGGTACGCGTTGTTGAAATGGCGTCCAGAATTGCACTCGGACCAATGCCCGCCTGAAAAACGTGTGCATCTTGGAATCATCGGCACTCCCGGTTCGATGCGAGCTGTGAAAAGCTTTCTGCGTCTGTCGCTGATGTTCACCGGTGCGGTCAGCAAAATCACATTGGTCAGCGAAATGGCTGATCCGGTTGGACTGGATTTGACGGAACCGATCGAACAGTCACCGATTCCGATCGAAATCACCAACGATGTGCAGGAAGTTCTTCCGCAACTGGATGTCGTCTACGTGAATTCGATCGCATTTCTAGGCGACAGTTATCGCAATTTGGACTCGCGTTACAGTCTCGACGCGAGCAGTCCTTTCAAAGACGGTGCGGTGATCATGCATCCGCTCGCTCGCAATGCGGAGCTGAGCGAGGACTTGGATGAAACCGAACACAATCTCTACTTCGCCCAGGCGGCTGGCGCGGTATTTGTTCGGCAAGCACTCTTGGCAGCCGTTTTGGATCGAACCGACCGAATCAGCGGTATCTGA
- the asnB gene encoding asparagine synthase (glutamine-hydrolyzing): MCGITGFWNPSRTNERELRFALDPMLDVLDHRGPDERGSRFFQERGLAMGHTRLSIIGLACGHQPIETDDGDYAVTVNGELYDYKRIRTALACENYECNGKSDSAITLPLYLKHDLAMVDHLRGEFAVVLYDDRKERLVLIRDRFGVKPLYYAVNDNGFIWGSEVKSILQHPDVEPRLCPKAAVHQMMQVMVPGSTAFEGVDALLPGHMLVVQRNGDSLEVQTKRWWDFEFPESHDENADPEPFIQGVQDRLIDAVAARLEADVPVGCYLSGGIDSCSILGLANTLQQSPVKAFTIAFDSDEYDESNIAKRMAERTGAEQELLRLTEKELYGPAFERATWHAERTFYNTLAVAKWHMSRRVRACNYKAVITGEGSDELFGGYPFFKRDWLGRDDEGGIFAGAILAEEDLKHSAWQDLCGFTPSWIQPWMLVLKRFEPILSSSLTDLLQEYDPVGEVAGAIDPAQVRGRHRLDVSQYTWSKTMLEGQILTWGGDRMDMANSMEARPAFLDHHVAEYATTIPPNIRIRNGVEKWVLREAMVNVLPRELYERKKFAFMAPPAHTDPVKRAAVQEMIDHWLTPSRVESVGFFQHDKLMQFIDDAWKESDGTIARRNDIVMNHVLQLHMLHGQYVEGLPLPAVD; the protein is encoded by the coding sequence ATGTGTGGCATCACCGGATTTTGGAATCCATCTCGTACCAACGAACGCGAATTGCGATTTGCGCTCGATCCTATGCTCGATGTTCTCGACCACCGCGGTCCCGATGAACGCGGCAGCCGTTTCTTTCAGGAACGTGGGCTGGCGATGGGGCACACGCGATTGTCGATCATTGGACTGGCGTGTGGACATCAACCAATCGAAACGGATGACGGGGACTACGCGGTCACGGTCAACGGCGAGTTGTACGATTACAAACGCATTCGCACTGCATTGGCCTGCGAGAATTACGAGTGCAACGGAAAGAGCGACAGCGCGATCACGCTGCCGTTGTACTTGAAGCATGACTTGGCGATGGTTGATCACCTTCGCGGTGAATTCGCCGTGGTGCTTTACGATGATCGCAAGGAACGTCTCGTTTTGATTCGCGATCGCTTTGGTGTCAAACCGCTCTACTATGCGGTCAATGACAATGGTTTCATTTGGGGATCTGAGGTCAAATCGATCCTGCAGCATCCCGATGTTGAGCCGCGACTGTGTCCCAAAGCCGCAGTTCACCAAATGATGCAAGTGATGGTGCCCGGATCAACTGCGTTTGAAGGTGTCGATGCGTTGTTACCGGGGCACATGTTGGTCGTCCAGCGAAATGGCGATTCGTTGGAAGTGCAAACCAAGCGATGGTGGGATTTCGAATTTCCTGAGTCGCACGACGAGAATGCAGACCCGGAACCGTTCATCCAAGGTGTCCAAGATCGCTTGATCGATGCGGTCGCGGCACGTTTGGAAGCGGACGTTCCGGTTGGTTGTTACTTGTCCGGCGGGATCGACAGTTGTTCCATTCTCGGGCTGGCAAACACGTTGCAGCAGTCTCCGGTCAAAGCGTTCACGATTGCGTTTGATAGTGATGAATACGACGAATCAAACATTGCCAAACGGATGGCCGAACGTACCGGAGCCGAGCAGGAGTTGCTGCGACTGACCGAGAAGGAACTGTACGGACCTGCGTTCGAGCGTGCAACTTGGCATGCCGAGCGGACGTTCTACAACACGCTCGCGGTCGCGAAGTGGCACATGAGTCGTCGCGTGCGTGCGTGCAATTACAAAGCCGTGATCACTGGTGAAGGCAGCGATGAGCTGTTCGGCGGTTATCCATTCTTTAAGCGCGATTGGCTCGGTCGTGATGATGAAGGTGGGATCTTTGCCGGTGCGATTTTGGCCGAGGAAGATTTGAAACACAGTGCTTGGCAAGACCTGTGCGGCTTCACGCCCTCGTGGATTCAGCCATGGATGTTGGTGCTCAAACGATTCGAACCGATCTTGTCTTCGTCGTTGACAGATTTGTTGCAAGAATACGATCCGGTTGGTGAAGTCGCCGGAGCGATCGATCCGGCTCAAGTTCGCGGACGCCATCGCTTGGACGTGTCGCAGTACACGTGGAGCAAAACAATGTTGGAAGGTCAGATCCTGACGTGGGGTGGTGACCGGATGGACATGGCCAACAGCATGGAAGCCCGTCCCGCTTTCCTCGACCATCATGTTGCCGAGTACGCGACGACCATTCCACCGAACATTCGCATTCGCAACGGCGTCGAGAAATGGGTGCTTCGCGAAGCCATGGTCAATGTGTTGCCGCGTGAGCTGTATGAACGCAAAAAGTTTGCTTTCATGGCTCCACCCGCACACACGGATCCGGTCAAGCGAGCGGCCGTGCAAGAGATGATCGATCACTGGTTGACGCCATCACGCGTTGAATCGGTAGGGTTCTTTCAGCACGATAAGTTGATGCAGTTCATCGATGACGCTTGGAAAGAATCCGATGGAACGATTGCTCGTCGAAACGACATCGTCATGAACCACGTGTTGCAATTGCACATGCTGCACGGTCAGTACGTCGAAGGGCTGCCGTTGCCGGCAGTGGATTGA
- a CDS encoding Zn-dependent hydrolase → MQVNLERIKADILELSQIGRNSEDHGIYRMAFTDADIAGKRWLIDRIETAGLPSSIDGAANISATLTGTSDLPRVLVGSHIDTVPCAGALDGTLGVVAGLECLRCLKESGVQPDRTIELVAFSDEEGRFGGMFGSQSVCGQINPEMIATMTDMNGVRLQEEMSRHGYDPVAALDAARDPESLHCYLEMHIEQGPVLDRLHKSVGVVDQITGLFTWSVRLKGEANHAGTTPMDMRHDAFMGLADFAHEVPRILEENGSDRSRATIGKAQILPGATNTVPGLVEFALDVRDTSMDVLEDLADAFRKALSAIARRRSLMFEFEQKSLISPVECGDQIVKTIQQQAEKLQLDYEIMPSGAAHDAQIMGRMIPVGMIFVPSKSGQSHSPAEWTAWQDIEAGANVLLHSLIKMSSKPD, encoded by the coding sequence ATGCAAGTGAATCTGGAACGAATCAAGGCCGACATTCTTGAGCTCTCGCAGATCGGCCGCAATTCGGAAGACCATGGCATTTATCGGATGGCATTCACCGACGCGGATATCGCTGGCAAACGCTGGTTGATCGACCGCATTGAAACGGCTGGTCTCCCCAGTTCGATCGACGGGGCGGCAAATATTTCGGCGACCCTGACCGGCACATCTGATTTGCCTCGAGTGTTGGTCGGATCGCATATCGACACGGTGCCATGCGCCGGTGCACTCGACGGAACGCTTGGTGTGGTCGCGGGACTGGAATGCCTTCGTTGCCTGAAGGAATCTGGAGTCCAGCCCGATCGGACAATCGAATTGGTCGCCTTTAGCGATGAGGAAGGTCGTTTCGGCGGAATGTTTGGCTCGCAATCAGTCTGTGGGCAAATCAATCCCGAGATGATTGCGACGATGACGGACATGAACGGTGTTCGACTGCAGGAAGAAATGTCTCGGCACGGATACGATCCAGTTGCGGCGCTCGACGCGGCGAGGGATCCTGAAAGTCTTCATTGCTATTTGGAAATGCACATCGAGCAGGGGCCCGTCTTGGACCGTTTGCACAAATCAGTTGGGGTCGTGGACCAAATCACGGGGTTGTTCACTTGGTCGGTGCGACTCAAAGGCGAAGCCAACCATGCCGGCACAACGCCGATGGACATGCGGCACGATGCGTTCATGGGATTGGCCGATTTTGCTCATGAGGTTCCGCGAATTTTGGAAGAGAACGGTAGCGACCGAAGTCGTGCGACCATTGGCAAAGCCCAAATTCTGCCGGGAGCAACAAACACGGTTCCTGGTTTGGTCGAGTTTGCATTGGACGTTCGCGACACTTCGATGGACGTCCTGGAAGATTTGGCCGATGCGTTTCGCAAAGCACTCTCAGCGATCGCGCGTCGTCGAAGTTTGATGTTCGAGTTTGAGCAGAAAAGTTTGATCAGTCCGGTCGAGTGTGGTGACCAGATTGTGAAGACGATCCAGCAGCAAGCCGAAAAGTTGCAGCTCGATTATGAAATCATGCCCAGTGGGGCTGCCCATGACGCGCAAATCATGGGAAGAATGATCCCGGTCGGTATG